TACTCGGCGATCGTGATGCCCGTGTAGATCGACGCCTCGCGCGCCGCGACCGGCATGTTCGAGGTGTTGGCGACGAGCACGGTCCGCTTCATGAGCGGCTCACCCGAGCGGGGATCCTGAAGCTCCGGGAACTCGAGCAGCACGTCGGTCATCTCGTTCCCACGCTCGCCGCAGCCGATGAAGATGACGATCTCGGCGTCGGCCCACTTGGCGAGCTGGTGCTGGATGACGGTCTTGCCGGCGCCGAACGGTCCCGGCACGCACGCGGTGCCGCCCTTGCCGATCGGGAAGAACGCGTCGATGACGCGCTGACCCGTGACCAGCGGCTCCTCGGGGTTCATGCGCTCGACGTACGGTCTCGCCTGACGCACCGGCCAGCGCTGCATGAGGAAGAGCTCGTGCGTCTTTCCATTCTCGTCGGTCAGCTCCCCGATGGCGTCCGTCACCTTGTAGGTCCCGCTCTCGATCTTCGTCAGCTTCCCCTTCATACCCGGGGGCACCATGATCTTCTGCTCGACGAGCGCCGACTCCTTGACCGTGCCGAGGATGCAGCCCCCCTCAACCTCCGAGCCGACCTCGGCCGTGGCCACAAACTCCCACTCGCGCTCGCGGTCGAGTCCGGGCACGTGGATGCCGCGCGTGATGAGCGCGCCGGCCTGCTCCCGGATCTTGTCGAGCGGCCTCTGGATGCCGTCGTAGATCGACTCGATGAGCCCCGGACCCAGCTCGACCGACAGCGGCTCGCCGGTCGACTCGACCGGTTCGCCGGGGCCCAGGCCGCTCGTGTCCTCGTAGACCTGGATCGACGCGAGGTCGCCGCGGACCTCGATGATCTCTCCGATGAGCCGCTTGTCACTCACCAGACAGACATCGAACATCTTCGCCTCGCGCATCCCGTCCGCGACGACGAGGGGGCCTGAGACCTTCCGGATGGTGCCCTGGACCTTCGCTTCTGCCATGCTCGTTCTCCTGTTGCTCAAGAGAGACGTCGGCGCTACCCGCGCCCGGCCTCGCTCAGGATATCGGCGCCGACCGCGGCCGAGACGGCGCGCTGGATCTCGGCGGCGATGAGCCCCCGCGAGCCGGTCACGCTCGGGAGTACTGTGATGGTCGGAATCGCCGCATCCCTGTACTGCTCGATCGCGTCACCGCACGCCTCGTAGACATCCTCGGTCACGAAGATGATGGAGAAGCCCTCGTCGACCGCCGACGCGAGCGCCTCTCTCCCCTCCGCGGGGTCACCTACCGGCATGGCGTGGATCCCGAACGCGCGGAACCCCCACACCGAGTCCCGGTCTCCGATGAACGCGATCTCCTTAGGCATGGATCGACCTCAATCTGTTCTCAACGTCCCGCCGCTCGAGCCCGTCCGCGCGGCCGACGATCGCCGTCCGGAGGAGCTTGATCTCGATGCGGCGCTCGAGGATGTAAGCGACGAGCGGCTCGATCCCGTACGAGACGGTCTTCGCCGGGTCGACGCGCTTCAGGAGCTCATTGTCGCACGCCACCTCGAGCAGATGCATGCGCTCAGGGGACCACTCCCGGAAGACCGGCGCGAGCCCCGCGTACGGACCGAACTCGAGCGCGCGGGCGAACGAGTCGAACGGCTCGCCGATCTCCGTCTCGAAGAAAATCCGCTCGAGCGTGCCTCCGGAGATGAGCTCCGGCACGAGGTCGGCCGCCTCTCCCCCGGACTCCTTCACACGGGCGAAGATCTTCACGTTCAGAAGGTCGATCTCCGCGCGGAAGAAGTCCTCGAGGAAGCGGTTCCGGTGCTCCCGCGCAGTCTCGACCTGGTACCGCCAGAGCGCCCCGTCGACCACGCGGTCGACCGCCCGCACCTCGTCCGAGTCGCGGAACGCCTCCTCGGCATCCCTGGCCGCCTCGGCCAGGAAGTCCGGGAGGGCCGTGTAGTCCTTGTCGGCGACGGCCTTCTCGAGCGTCTCCGGCGGAAGCGTACCGACGCCGGTCGCGACACCGATCCGGTCGCTCTCGACCGAGAGGAGCGACGCCTTCAGGTAGGCCTTCAGGTTCGCGGCGTCCGACCTCAGTCGGAAGCAGTCGATGAGCTCGGGTTCCGGGGCGACGTCGGCGACATCGCGGAGCGTCGAGGCGAGCGCCTGTTCGAGGCCGCTCTCGAGCTCGCCGGGATCGGCAACGTCCGCGAACGCGTCCTGGTAGGCCGAGTCGCCGAGCGCTTTGACGGCGCCCTCCGGCGACTCGGAGAGCAGACGCTCGATCCACTGTCGGTCGAGCAGCCGCGTCTCCATGCCTCGGATGCGCGCGACAGCGTATGCGTATCTCGTGTCGTCGGACATGCCGTTGATCCCGTCTCCAGCCGCCGCAGGTAGCCGCGTCCGTCTCCGTCATCCGCGCGAAGCCCGTGCCGCGCTTCGCGCTACGAACTCTCCTTCGAGCCGAACAGCACCGATGCGACCTCAGACTCCTGGCGCTCCCGCGCCGCACGGAGGATCGTCTCGAGCGAGCTGTTCGTCTCGGTCCTGCCGCGCTTCAGGATGAACCCGCCGTCGATTCGACGCCGTTCGGACGCGAGCGTCAGCCTGGCGTCGCCGCCGATCTCCCGCGAGACCTCGTCGAGGAAGGCCTGATCGATGCGGCGCTCGTTCTCGCCGATCGCGACCTCCTCGGTCCCCGTCTCGACGGCGTCCGCGAGGATGCCCTTGATGAAGCGGCGGTATTCCTCGGCCGGCATCTCGCTCAGGCGTTTGTGAGCCTCTTTGAAAACTCGGTCGATCAGCCGCTGCTTCTCGGCGAGAAGTTCGCGCCGCGCCGACAGCCTCGCGAGCGTCACGACACGGTTCCGCTCCTCGTCGGCGCGCTGCTTCGCGACGGCGTCGAGCCGCTCCCTCTCCTTCTCGGCCCGCTCGCGCGCCGCGGCGACGATCGCCTCAGCCTCCCGCCGACCCTTCTTCGCGAGCGACTCGGCATCCTGCTTCGCGTCGGCTTCGATCTTCCTGATGATGTCCTCGAGTGCCATTGGTCCGTGCCTCGCATCGGTTCCGCACCGCCGGGGGTCCCGCTCCGGCGACGCGTGATTCGCCTTGTGTCCTCCGTCCCTGCCTACGCGCCCTCGATGGCGCCCAGCAGAAGGATCGTGCCGAGGAGCCCGAGGACCGCGTACGTCTCCACGACGATCGCGAAGATCATGCCCTTGCCCATCTCGTCGGGCCGCTTCGCAACGAGTCCGCACGCCGCGCCCGCGACCTTGCCCTGGTACATGCCCGACGTCAGTCCGGTGATTGCAAGCGGGATGCACGCGAAGAGAACGCGCCAGCCCTCTCCCACCGTCATGGCCGTCATCCCGAGCTCCGTCACCTTGTTGATGGCGAGAAAAAGCCCGACGATGCCGTAGATGCCCTGGGTTCCCGGGAGCGCCTGCAGCAGAAGGAGCCGCCCGAACTTCTCGGGGTCCTCCGCCACGACGCCGGATCCCGCCTGGCCGGCGATGCCTGTGCCGACGGCCGATCCGGTTCCGGCGAGGGCCGCCGCGATCGCGGCTCCCGCCAATCCCAGCATCAGTCCTTCCATGCTCAGACTCCTTTTCCGATGGAGTGACTCTGTCAGCTCTCCTGGTCTCGTCGTTTCGCCGCCCGCCCTCCTCGGCGAGCACGTCCGGTTCCGCCCGGCCTCCGCCGGACGGTCGGTGGTCAGGCGCCCTCGCGCCGGACGACCGAGTACTTGCGCGAGAGGCGGAACGGTTCGAACGCTCGTCCGCCTCCCTCGAAGAACTTCGAGAAGAACTCCAGATACTGAAGTCGGGCCGAGTGCACGAACCCGCCGAGCGTGTTGACGGCCAGGTTGAAGAGGTGGCCGCCGACGATCACGACGATGGCGGCGACGATTCCCACGACGGGAATCCCCATCGCCATGTCGGCGACCCCGTTGATCGCCATCGCGATGGCTCCCGTCGCGAGCCCGAGCGCGAGAAGTCGCGCGTACGACAGGACGTCTCCGAAGTAGCCCACGATGTCGTAGAGCTTCAGGACGCCGCCCAGCACCTTCATGATCGGATTCGGGTTCTTCCTGGCACCCGTCAGAACGACGACCGCGCCCATTGCGAGCGCGCCTTTGCCGGCGATGTCGTTCATGGCCGGCGGCACGTTACCGCCGAGGATGAAGCCGTATCCGAGCGGAGCCAGAAACAACAGGAAGAAGATCCAGA
This DNA window, taken from Candidatus Effluviviaceae Genus V sp., encodes the following:
- a CDS encoding V-type ATP synthase subunit A codes for the protein MAEAKVQGTIRKVSGPLVVADGMREAKMFDVCLVSDKRLIGEIIEVRGDLASIQVYEDTSGLGPGEPVESTGEPLSVELGPGLIESIYDGIQRPLDKIREQAGALITRGIHVPGLDREREWEFVATAEVGSEVEGGCILGTVKESALVEQKIMVPPGMKGKLTKIESGTYKVTDAIGELTDENGKTHELFLMQRWPVRQARPYVERMNPEEPLVTGQRVIDAFFPIGKGGTACVPGPFGAGKTVIQHQLAKWADAEIVIFIGCGERGNEMTDVLLEFPELQDPRSGEPLMKRTVLVANTSNMPVAAREASIYTGITIAEYFRDMGYSVALMADSTSRWAEALREMSGRLEEMPGEEGYPAYLPARAAQFYERAGRVKCLGSEDRIGALSAVGAVS
- a CDS encoding V-type ATP synthase subunit F; translation: MPKEIAFIGDRDSVWGFRAFGIHAMPVGDPAEGREALASAVDEGFSIIFVTEDVYEACGDAIEQYRDAAIPTITVLPSVTGSRGLIAAEIQRAVSAAVGADILSEAGRG
- a CDS encoding V-type ATP synthase subunit K; this encodes MSMEGLMLGLAGAAIAAALAGTGSAVGTGIAGQAGSGVVAEDPEKFGRLLLLQALPGTQGIYGIVGLFLAINKVTELGMTAMTVGEGWRVLFACIPLAITGLTSGMYQGKVAGAACGLVAKRPDEMGKGMIFAIVVETYAVLGLLGTILLLGAIEGA